The Vicia villosa cultivar HV-30 ecotype Madison, WI linkage group LG1, Vvil1.0, whole genome shotgun sequence genome includes a region encoding these proteins:
- the LOC131651985 gene encoding uncharacterized protein LOC131651985 has product MESGRRNTHKHSFKDPNLEELRKLVTLMTNIEDTVYRCFTFPDFQLVPTLEEYAHLIPKLQVIVSALHLKKSNIDNNFITKGCIRGITIEFLIKKATYFASAGSMTAFEDILALLIYGMVLFPNIDNFVDVNVIRIFLLGNPVPTPLGDICHSIHFRTDKHKGTIVCCAPLLYRWFISHLPHTPAFWDNKGCLRWSQGIMSLTSTDIVWYSHVFFYTKIVDSCGEFSNVPLLGTKGGINYNHVLAKRQMGYPLNEKPGNLLVEGFFFINGKEGQGLKSSIVHAWHNIHRKGSEELGKKNCWSNSSLQK; this is encoded by the exons ATGGAATCTGGAAGAAGGAATACCCACAAGCACAGTTTCAAGGATCCTAATCTAGAAGAACTAAGAAAGCTAGTAACTTTGATGACTAATATTGAAGACACTG TTTATcgatgttttacatttcctgatttcCAGCTGGTACCCACCTTAGAGGAGTATGCTCACCTG ATTCCTAAGCTTCAAGTGATCGTTAGCGCTCTTCATCTGAAGAAATCTAATATAGATAATAATTTCATCACCAAAGGATGCATCAGGGGGATTACTATTGAGTTCTTGATAAAGAAGGCTACTTACTTTGCTAGTGCTGGTAGTATGACTGCTTTTGAGGATATTCTGGCTTTACTTATTTATGGcatggttttattccctaacattgacaactttgttgatGTTAACGTTATTCGGATTTTCTTGCTTGGTAACCCTGTTCCAACTCCTTTAGGTGATATTTGTCATTCCATTCACTTTAGGACTGATAAACATAAGGGGACTATTGTATGTTGCGCACCTTTGTTGTataggtggtttatttctcacCTTCCTCATACTCCTGCTTTTTGGGACAACAAAGGGTGTTTGAGATGGTCTCAAGGGATTATGTCTCTAACTAGCACTGATATTGTGTGGTATTCTCACGTTTTCTTCTATACTAAGATtgttgatagttgtggagagttctctaatgtgcctcttcttggtACAAAAGGAGGAATCAACTACAACCATGTTTTAGCCAAACGTCAAATGGGGTATCCTTTGAATGAAAAACCTGGTAATCTCTTGGTAGAAGGATTCTTTTTCATAAACGGGAAGGAGGGGCAGGGATTGAAGAGTAGCATTGTGCATGCATGGCACAACATTCATAGGAAAGGTAGCGAAGAACTTGGAAAGAAAAATTGTTggtctaactcatccctacaaaaatGA
- the LOC131651991 gene encoding uncharacterized protein LOC131651991, with amino-acid sequence MNVICGGESHVRASFSFWWRDISKVSFLPSSPSSPSTSPSSTSSLDPLISNCCFKVGNGFNTPVWEVRWLNNYVLMESFPNLFLASSLRKVSVAAMGGWCEGIWKWIDLGISGTVVHESGIFLEYTVLRDLLESFRGLQEGKDCVEWSLDAEKGFTVSSCYSRYAQVCIPFGPYNRCDDALELIWKMKVPFRIKSFGWRLFVNRLPTKDQLVYRGINITSSNLKCVFCDMHLEDRDHIFFKCNMIKFVWKEIAKRVDFPGWNMEECIPFFMEWHSMGRVKRIKEGKFRVFWLATSWIIWLTRNGFCFRNEVWNVNNMIWNIKFFDMEIVIFWRYCSFQL; translated from the coding sequence ATGAATGTTATATGTGGCGGTGAATCTCACGTTCGGGCATCTTTCTCTTTTTGGTGGCGTGATATTTCAAAGGTCAGTTTCcttccttcttctccttcttctccttctaCTTCTCCCTCATCTACATCTTCTCTGGATCCTTTGATTTCTAATTGTTGTTTTAAAGTGGGAAATGGTTTCAACACACCGGTTTGGGAGGTTCGTTGGTTAAACAATTATGTTTTGATGGAGAGTTTTCCGAATCTTTTTTTGGCTTCTTCTTTGAGAAAAGTTTCGGTGGCGGCCATGGGTGGTTGGTGTGAAGGGATTTGGAAGTGGATTGATTTAGGCATTTCGGGGACGGTGGTTCATGAGTCGGGTATTTTCTTGGAGTACACAGTTTTACGGGATCTCTTGGAGTCTTTTAGGGGGTTACAAGAAGGGAAGGATTGTGTAGAGTGGTCTCTTGATGCGGAGAAGGGATTTACGGTGTCGTCGTGTTATTCCCGTTATGCTCAAGTGTGCATTCCCTTTGGCCCTTATAATAGGTGTGATGATGCTTTGGAGTTGATTTGGAAGATGAAGGTTCCTTTTAGGATTAAAAGCTTCGGTtggagactttttgtgaataggctCCCCACAAAAGATCAgttggtgtatagaggtattaacATAACTTCTTCTAatttaaaatgtgttttttgtgATATGCATTTGGAAGATAGGGATCATATTTTCTTCAAATGCAATATGATtaaatttgtttggaaagaaattGCCAAGAGGGTGGATTTTCCGGGTTGGAACATGGAAGAATGTATCCCGTTTTTTATGGAATGGCATTCGATGGGTCGTGTTAAAAGAATTAAAGAAGGCAAATTCAGGGTGTTTTGGTTAGCCACTtcttggattatttggttgacaagaaaTGGTTTTTGCTTTAGGAATGAGGTTTGGAATGTTAATAACATGATTTGGAATATCAAATTTTTTGATATGGAGATAGTCATCTTTTGGCGATATTGCTCATTCCAATTGTAG
- the LOC131643906 gene encoding protein SLOW WALKER 1-like: MEETKVSKNFPVKPNLKTKPRTPKQTSESKYWSSFKTQQIPKLLSIPSIAFSPTPPHSFAAANSTSLSIFSSQTLTQTAKISSFRDVVSSVSFRNDARLIAASDLSGLVQVFDIATRSCLRRLRSHNRPVRFVHFPHHDKLHLVSGGDDALVKYWDVAEETMIHEFYGHKDYVRCGDSSPVNSDTFVTGSYDHLVKLWDVRVRDSSKAAMDFNHGSPVEDVVFLPSGGMIATAGGNSVKLWDLIGGGKLLYSMESHNKTVTSICVGRIGKDSGEESDQYRIMSVGLDGYLKVFDYGSMKVTYSMRFPAPLLSIGYSPDCSTRVIGTSNGTIYAAKRKIKEGEIEESKDNSFWRIKPVESNEKKVLRSNYYRYFQRGQGEKPAEDDYLVMKPKKVKLTAHDKLLNKFRHGEALVCVLEGKNPGYVVAVMEELVSRKKLLKCVSDLDSEKLELLLAFLHKYCTVPKYSRLLMGLANKVVEMRADDIRASEVLKKHIRNLKGTVEAEIRIQQSLQEIQGIISPLLRIAGRR, from the coding sequence ATGGAGGAAACCAAAGTATCCAAAAACTTCCCAGTAAAACCCAATCTCAAAACCAAACCACGAACTCCAAAACAAACCTCCGAATCCAAATACTGGTCCTCCTTCAAAACCCAACAAATCCCCAAACTCCTCTCCATCCCTTCCATCGCCTTCTCACCAACTCCCCCTCACTCCTTCGCCGCCGCTAACTCAACCTCCCTCTCCATCTTCAGCTCCCAAACCCTCACCCAAACCGCCAAAATCTCCTCCTTCCGCGACGTCGTCTCGTCGGTCTCCTTCCGTAACGATGCTCGCCTCATTGCCGCCTCTGACCTCTCCGGTCTCGTTCAGGTCTTTGATATCGCCACGCGTAGTTGTCTCCGGAGACTCCGATCTCATAATCGACCTGTTCGGTTTGTTCATTTTCCTCATCATGATAAGCTTCATCTCGTTTCTGGTGGTGATGATGCGCTTGTCAAGTATTGGGATGTTGCTGAGGAGACTATGATTCATGAGTTTTACGGGCATAAGGATTATGTTAGGTGCGGCGATTCGTCTCCGGTTAATTCTGATACTTTCGTTACTGGTTCGTATGATCATTTAGTCAAGCTTTGGGATGTTAGGGTTAGGGATTCGTCGAAAGCAGCTATGGATTTTAACCATGGGTCTCCTGTGGAGGATGTTGTTTTCTTGCCTTCGGGAGGTATGATTGCGACGGCTGGTGGGAATTCTGTTAAGCTTTGGGACTTGATTGGTGGTGGGAAGTTACTCTATTCCATGGAGAGTCACAACAAGACTGTGACTTCGATTTGTGTTGGTCGAATCGGGAAGGATTCTGGGGAGGAATCGGATCAATATAGGATAATGAGTGTTGGGTTGGATGGTTATTTGAAGGTGTTTGATTATGGTTCTATGAAGGTTACTTATTCGATGAGGTTCCCTGCGCCGCTTTTGTCTATTGGGTATTCGCCAGATTGTTCTACTAGAGTGATTGGAACTTCAAATGGAACAATTTATGCTGCAAAGAGGAAGATAAAGGAGGGTGAGATTGAGGAGAGTAAGGATAATTCGTTTTGGAGGATTAAGCCTGTGGAGAGTAATGAAAAGAAGGTTTTGAGAAGTAATTACTATAGGTATTTTCAAAGAGGGCAAGGAGAGAAACCGGCTGAGGATGATTACTTGGTTATGAAGCCGAAGAAAGTGAAGTTGACAGCACATGATAAGCTTTTGAACAAGTTTAGGCACGGGGAGGCTCTAGTATGTGTGTTGGAAGGTAAGAATCCTGGCTATGTGGTTGCTGTGATGGAGGAATTGGTGTCTAGGAAGAAACTGTTGAAGTGTGTTTCTGATTTGGATTCGGAGAAGCTGGAACTGCTTTTGGCTTTCTTGCATAAGTATTGTACTGTGCCTAAGTATTCTAGGTTGTTAATGGGATTGGCCAATAAGGTTGTTGAAATGAGGGCTGATGATATTAGGGCTTCTGAAGTTCTCAAGAAACATATAAGAAATCTCAAGGGCACTGTGGAGGCGGAGATACGGATTCAACAGTCTTTGCAAGAGATACAAGGGATAATTTCTCCTTTGTTGAGGATTGCTGGAAGAAGATGA
- the LOC131643907 gene encoding peroxidase 3-like, with translation MKNKYSLVACMILLSFFLGCQGSSLSKNFYQHSCPQAADIIKSKTLQHVAANPVLPAKLIRLHFHDCFVRGCDGSVLLNSTANNTAEKDAIPNLTLSGFNVIDDIKDAIEAKCPKTVSCADILALAARDAVSAQFNKPMWEVLTGRRDGTVSNRTEALENIPRPSFNFTQLKQSFASKGLTLHDLVVLSGAHTIGIGHCNAFSNRLYSFTGNGGQDPSLNSTYAEFLKTKCKNLTDNTTRVEMDPGSSRNFDSDYYPVLLQKKGLFQSDAALITQDQSKGIVEELVDQNKFFTEFAQSMKRMGDIGILAGSAGEIRIKCSVVN, from the exons ATGAAGAACAAATATTCACTAGTAGCTTGCATGATACTCTTAAGCTTCTTCCTTGGTTGTCAAGGAAGTAGCCTTAGCAAGAATTTTTACCAGCATTCCTGCCCTCAAGCCGCCGACATAATTAAGAGCAAAACCCTACAACATGTCGCTGCTAATCCCGTCTTACCTGCTAAGTTGATCAGATTGCATTTTCATGACTGTTTCGTCAGG GGTTGCGACGGCTCGGTTTTGTTGAACTCCACTGCCAATAACACTGCAGAGAAGGATGCAATTCCAAATTTAACTTTGTCTGGCTTTAATGTCATTGATGACATAAAAGACGCGATCGAGGCAAAATGTCCCAAAACTGTTTCTTGTGCTGACATATTGGCATTGGCTGCTAGGGATGCTGTTTCTGCACAA TTTAACAAACCTATGTGGGAAGTACTCACCGGTAGAAGAGATGGTACAGTATCGAACCGTACCGAAGCCTTGGAGAATATCCCGAGGCCTAGCTTTAATTTCACCCAACtcaaacaaagctttgcaagtAAAGGTCTCACCCTGCATGACCTTGTTGTGTTATCAG GAGCACACACAATTGGAATAGGCCACTGCAATGCCTTCAGTAACAGGCTTTATAGTTTCACGGGAAATGGCGGTCAAGACCCTTCTTTGAATTCGACATATGCTGAATTCTTGAAGACTAAATGTAAGAATCTGACTGACAACACTACGAGGGTGGAGATGGATCCTGGAAGCTCTAGGAATTTCGACAGTGACTATTATCCTGTCCTTCTTCAGAAAAAGGGTCTGTTTCAATCAGATGCTGCTCTTATAACACAAGATCAGTCAAAAGGTATTGTTGAAGAGTTGGTTGACCAAAACAAGTTCTTCACAGAGTTTGCACAGTCGATGAAAAGGATGGGAGACATTGGTATCCTCGCAGGCTCTGCTGGGGAAATTCGGATCAAGTGTTCCGTTGTCAATTGA
- the LOC131651999 gene encoding uncharacterized protein LOC131651999: MNIYVLMNIYVLMNNKIGKMPPKSKDSGKKSQRPRIVVCEAPPMAVSSRPQSVDHMSLASTQAFTPLLSSHTFPSGVPPSFQYSAVPPSFQHPGVPPSFQQAAGPSFPFTHTGVPPPSFPFAHTGMPSSFQHTGGSGFSYPMQMTSSFQHTGGSSSTPPTQAGRSPSPRPTQAGRSPRPRPTQAGRSPSPRPTQVGGSRTPHPTHVPAREVDEAVDEIDGADLRGRDDPDEIHVIDGRFWIQPEGSNFTPSRTAARVVSYIIQQMYKSAFKSYGDVKNKDEWFRMFKEKCVWDPLSEKSVQKVFNTRCSKRMSDMLRRVRENHELHGIRPNWIGEEVFHDLVTYWRSPEFRAKSETFKKMRASEKGGCVNTVGSISTAEHARRLAKELGRKPLMPELISRTRTRRSGGFVDERTKLYLEDYDRRLAIFLENNPQFMPAEGEPLNADVDHYIWCEVIKEKGPNGCFFGAGNLAASYRRGDRDL, encoded by the exons atgaatatttatgtgttgatgaatatttatgtgttgatgaataataaaataggtaaaatgccacctaagagtaaagatagtggtaagaagtcccaacgtccgaggatagtagtatgtgaGGCGCCTCCCATGGCCGTGTCTTCCCGCCCTCAGAGTGTTGATCATATGTCTTTAGCCAGTACTCAGGCTTTTACcccattactctcctcccacacattcccgtctggagtaccgccatccttccagtactcagcggtaccgccatccttccagcatcctggtgtgcccccgtccttccagcaggcggcaggacctagctttccattcacacatactggtgtgcccccgcccagctttccattcgcccatactggcatgccttcatccttccagcataCTGGAGGATCTGGTTTCTCATATCCCATGCAGATGACTTCCTCCTTTCAGCATACGGGAGGATCCAGTAGTACAcctccgacacaggctggacgatctcctagtccacgccccacacaggctggacgatctccccgtccacgtccgacacaggctggacgatctcctagtccacgccccacacaggttggaggctcacgcaccccacatcccacacatgtaccagcacgtgaggttgatgaggcagttgatgagatagatggagctgatcttcgtgggagggatgatccTGATGAGATTCATGTGATTGACGGCAGATTTTGGATTCAGcccgaaggaagcaa ttttacgccgagtcggacagctgctagggttgttagctatataattcagcagatgtataaatcagcttttaagagctatggggacgtaaaaaataaagatgaatggtttagaatgtttaag gagaaatgtgtgtgggatcctttgagtgaaaaaagtgttcagaaagttttcaacaccagatgctctaaaagaatgtctgatatgctgcggAGAGTAAGGGAGAATCATGAGCTTCATGGCATCCGTCCTAActggataggcgaggaggtttttcatgatcttgttacatattggaggagtccagaattccgggctaaatcagaaacttttaagaagatgagggcatctgaaaagggcggttgtgtcaacacagttggaagtattagcaccgccgagcatgcccgacgattg gctaaggagttggggagaaaaccattgatgcctgagctgatttcgaggacccggacaaggagatcgggaggttttgtcgacgagcgcacgaagttgtatctt GAAGATTATGATAGGCGActtgccatttttctggaaaataatcctcaattcatgccagcagagggggagccgctaaatgcggatgttgatcactataTCTGGTGTGAGGTTATTAAGGAAAAAGGacctaatggttgcttttttggtgCTGGAAATTTGGCGGCCAGCTATAGACGTGGTGACCGCGATCT ttaa